One segment of Fervidobacterium sp. DNA contains the following:
- the glyS gene encoding glycine--tRNA ligase subunit beta has product MNEFLFEIGVEELPTTEIDGLLNQLKEKLEELLNSEGLGYEKIDIFVAPRRFGFGLKGLPDSTPDKIVEKKGPAVSVAFDENNQPTKALLGFLKSNNSTLEEVKIIDNYVYINKTQKGLSIEEFLKIRVPQVIYSLRFKKPMRWGNGRYEFVRIPHHVLAILNDKIVDMEIFGIKASNKTLGHRFIMDEYFEVCSFQDYLEKLWRYYVIPKLEDRISHIKNQLIEFEKNGYTIDKDEDLIREVAILTEYPKLISGTFSEKFLNLPNELIKTTIKHHQRSFTVQKNGKITNLFVAFIDMPNDEFGNAKKGYERVINARLEDARYYFEKDTHIKLEQFNEKLKEIVFQKELGTLYDKVLRIEQLSDKIVQVLELSKIRYKILRTARLCKADIGSYVVYEFPELQGVMGRIYALKDGEDQDVAYGIQEHYLSEPNTIEGAVVGIADRIDTIVGNFIVGNIPSGSKDPYGLRGKVDDIFTIIQKFDWNLELKVLIEEACRLLGKSVNENIVEFFETRFELYNSQVRYDIARATKHLWITPLKGILSAKAISKIVGKSEFSSLLIGFERVHNISKKHPSDYFDPAKFIENAEKRLFEKYIEVKPVVMDALSHLNYEMALEKLIELRPYIDNYFDEVFVMCEDEDLRMNRLGFLKTLDNLFMQIGDLSQVEKI; this is encoded by the coding sequence ATGAATGAATTTCTTTTTGAAATTGGTGTGGAAGAACTTCCAACAACAGAAATAGATGGATTATTGAACCAACTAAAAGAAAAGTTAGAAGAGCTACTAAATAGCGAAGGCTTAGGTTACGAAAAAATAGACATTTTCGTCGCACCAAGGAGATTTGGTTTTGGCTTAAAAGGTCTGCCCGATTCAACACCTGATAAAATTGTTGAAAAAAAAGGTCCAGCAGTAAGTGTGGCGTTTGACGAAAATAATCAACCAACAAAGGCATTACTTGGTTTTCTAAAGTCGAACAATTCAACACTTGAGGAAGTCAAAATAATAGATAATTACGTATACATAAATAAGACCCAGAAAGGTTTGAGTATTGAAGAATTCCTTAAAATTAGAGTTCCGCAAGTAATCTATTCTCTGAGGTTTAAAAAACCAATGAGGTGGGGTAATGGTCGGTATGAATTTGTCAGAATTCCACATCATGTTTTGGCGATATTGAACGACAAAATTGTAGACATGGAGATATTCGGTATTAAAGCGTCTAACAAAACACTAGGACACAGATTTATAATGGATGAATATTTCGAAGTTTGCTCGTTTCAAGATTATCTTGAAAAACTATGGAGATACTACGTTATACCAAAGTTAGAAGATAGAATAAGCCATATAAAAAATCAGTTAATAGAGTTTGAAAAGAATGGGTACACTATCGATAAAGATGAAGATTTGATAAGAGAAGTTGCCATTTTGACGGAGTATCCTAAGTTGATATCCGGAACTTTCAGTGAAAAATTTTTAAATCTTCCGAATGAGCTTATAAAAACCACAATTAAGCATCATCAAAGATCGTTCACTGTACAAAAAAATGGGAAAATAACAAATCTATTTGTTGCGTTCATAGATATGCCAAATGACGAATTCGGAAATGCTAAGAAGGGATACGAAAGAGTAATAAATGCAAGACTTGAAGATGCAAGATATTATTTTGAAAAAGACACACACATTAAGCTTGAACAGTTTAATGAAAAACTTAAAGAGATTGTTTTTCAGAAAGAACTCGGAACATTATACGACAAGGTCTTGCGCATTGAGCAGCTTTCGGACAAAATAGTTCAGGTTTTGGAATTGAGTAAAATCCGTTATAAAATATTACGTACAGCAAGATTATGTAAAGCAGATATAGGTTCATATGTTGTATACGAGTTTCCAGAATTGCAAGGTGTAATGGGAAGAATATATGCATTAAAAGATGGAGAAGACCAAGACGTTGCATATGGTATACAAGAACATTACTTGTCTGAGCCAAATACGATAGAGGGTGCAGTCGTAGGTATAGCAGATAGAATAGATACAATAGTTGGAAATTTCATTGTAGGTAACATCCCAAGCGGTTCTAAGGACCCGTACGGTCTACGAGGAAAGGTGGACGATATATTTACGATAATACAAAAGTTTGATTGGAATTTAGAATTAAAAGTTTTAATTGAAGAAGCTTGTAGATTACTGGGAAAATCAGTTAATGAAAACATCGTAGAATTCTTTGAGACCAGATTTGAGTTATATAACTCGCAAGTCAGATATGATATAGCGCGTGCAACAAAGCACCTGTGGATCACACCACTCAAAGGTATTTTGTCAGCTAAAGCGATTTCGAAAATTGTTGGAAAGAGTGAATTTTCAAGCTTGCTTATAGGATTTGAAAGGGTTCACAACATCTCAAAAAAACATCCATCAGACTATTTTGATCCAGCAAAATTCATAGAAAACGCAGAGAAGAGGTTATTTGAAAAATACATAGAAGTGAAACCAGTTGTTATGGATGCCTTGTCCCATTTGAATTACGAAATGGCCCTTGAGAAATTAATAGAACTTCGCCCCTACATAGATAATTACTTTGATGAGGTATTTGTTATGTGCGAAGATGAAGATTTAAGAATGAACAGATTAGGATTTTTGAAGACACTCGACAATCTTTTCATGCAGATAGGAGATCTCAGCCAGGTTGAAAAAATTTGA
- a CDS encoding basic amino acid ABC transporter substrate-binding protein yields MNKKKLLWIVALILTTGLVSTVFCQTLTQIKQRGKLLVGTEPTFPPFEFVDEKNQVVGFDIDIANELAKRLGVKLEIVSLPFDSLIPALLQGKIDLIIAGMTITEERAKVVDFSKPYFEANQAIVVRKDGKFEPKKFEELVGKKVAVQLGTTGDLVVSDINGINVVRFQKFTDAFLELQNGRVDAVVLDEAPAKAYVKKFPKFVISAVVDTGETYGIAVKKGNKELLNFVNQTLDIIKSAGIYNKLLQKWFE; encoded by the coding sequence ATGAATAAGAAAAAACTTCTATGGATAGTTGCTTTAATTTTAACAACCGGGCTGGTAAGTACGGTTTTTTGTCAAACTTTAACACAGATCAAACAGCGAGGTAAACTTCTTGTCGGAACGGAACCGACATTTCCACCATTTGAATTTGTTGATGAGAAAAACCAGGTTGTTGGCTTTGATATTGATATTGCAAACGAACTTGCGAAAAGACTTGGCGTTAAGCTTGAAATAGTGAGTTTACCGTTTGATAGTCTTATTCCAGCGCTTTTACAAGGTAAAATTGATTTAATAATAGCAGGAATGACTATCACGGAGGAAAGGGCAAAAGTTGTAGATTTTTCTAAACCTTATTTCGAAGCCAACCAAGCAATTGTTGTAAGGAAAGATGGGAAATTCGAACCGAAAAAGTTTGAAGAACTTGTTGGTAAAAAGGTTGCTGTTCAGCTTGGTACAACAGGTGATTTAGTTGTAAGTGATATAAACGGTATAAATGTGGTGAGATTCCAAAAGTTTACAGACGCTTTCTTAGAACTTCAAAATGGTAGAGTTGACGCAGTTGTGCTTGATGAAGCGCCAGCAAAAGCATACGTAAAGAAATTCCCAAAGTTTGTAATAAGTGCTGTTGTTGATACAGGTGAAACCTATGGAATAGCAGTAAAGAAAGGAAATAAGGAATTGCTAAATTTTGTAAATCAAACACTTGATATAATAAAGTCTGCAGGAATTTACAATAAATTGTTGCAAAAGTGGTTTGAGTAA
- a CDS encoding amino acid ABC transporter permease yields the protein MEAVFELLKNFQFLLIGAWETLKLTAFSVGIGLILGTFIGMGRLSKIKLINYPCTAYVEFLRGTPLLVQISIIYFGLPQLGIQLAPYPAAITALGLNSGAYIAEIVRAGIQSIPKGQYEAARSLGLTHWQSMRYIILPQAFRNILPALGNEFITLTKDSSLASVIGVSELMRAGQFVISRTFQTFSIYFGIAFIYFVMTFVISRLVRYVERRMATA from the coding sequence GTGGAAGCAGTATTTGAATTACTCAAAAATTTTCAATTTCTCCTAATTGGTGCGTGGGAAACATTGAAATTAACAGCGTTTTCTGTAGGTATTGGTCTTATTCTCGGTACGTTTATAGGTATGGGAAGACTTTCAAAAATAAAGCTTATAAACTACCCTTGCACCGCTTACGTAGAGTTTCTAAGAGGTACTCCTTTACTTGTTCAGATATCTATAATATATTTTGGGTTACCACAGCTCGGTATCCAACTTGCACCATACCCAGCTGCGATTACAGCGCTTGGTTTGAACAGCGGTGCTTACATAGCTGAAATAGTGAGAGCTGGTATACAATCCATACCTAAGGGACAGTATGAAGCTGCGAGATCCCTGGGATTAACGCACTGGCAGTCAATGAGGTATATTATATTGCCCCAAGCGTTTAGGAATATATTACCTGCACTTGGTAACGAATTTATAACTCTAACAAAAGATAGTTCACTTGCCTCTGTTATAGGCGTCTCAGAACTTATGAGAGCCGGACAGTTTGTGATCTCACGAACTTTTCAAACATTCTCGATATATTTTGGCATAGCTTTCATATATTTTGTAATGACATTTGTTATCTCCAGACTCGTAAGATATGTTGAGAGGAGGATGGCAACAGCATGA
- a CDS encoding amino acid ABC transporter ATP-binding protein — MIKIEDLVKKFGKLEVLKGVNMQVKRQETIVIIGPSGGGKSTLLRCINKLEHYQSGKIYLDGKDIDEYDINQLRTRVGMVFQQFNLFPHMNVLQNLILAPMKVKKIQEKEAVEKAKYLLNKVGLIDKIDAYPEQLSGGQKQRVAIARALMMDPEIMLFDEPTSALDPELVGEVLDVMKDLANSGMTMLVVTHEMGFAKEVADRIVFISNGVIEEEGKPEEILKNPQKPRTREFLRRIL; from the coding sequence ATTATTAAAATAGAAGACCTTGTTAAAAAATTTGGAAAGCTTGAGGTATTGAAAGGTGTCAACATGCAAGTGAAGCGTCAAGAAACTATAGTTATAATTGGTCCAAGCGGTGGTGGTAAGAGCACTTTACTAAGATGTATAAATAAGCTTGAACACTATCAAAGCGGGAAAATATACTTGGATGGTAAAGATATAGACGAATACGATATAAACCAATTAAGAACAAGGGTAGGTATGGTATTCCAACAATTTAACTTATTTCCTCACATGAATGTGTTACAAAATCTTATACTGGCACCAATGAAAGTGAAGAAAATCCAAGAAAAAGAGGCTGTCGAAAAGGCAAAATATCTTCTCAACAAAGTAGGGCTTATAGACAAAATAGATGCTTACCCTGAACAACTTTCAGGTGGTCAAAAACAACGTGTTGCAATCGCAAGGGCGTTAATGATGGATCCAGAGATAATGCTGTTTGACGAACCAACTTCCGCACTCGACCCAGAACTCGTAGGAGAAGTTCTTGATGTTATGAAAGATCTTGCAAATAGTGGTATGACAATGTTAGTTGTAACCCATGAAATGGGTTTTGCAAAAGAAGTTGCAGACAGAATCGTTTTCATAAGCAATGGCGTAATTGAAGAAGAAGGAAAACCAGAAGAAATACTAAAGAATCCTCAAAAACCAAGAACAAGAGAATTCTTAAGGAGAATACTTTGA
- the nagA gene encoding N-acetylglucosamine-6-phosphate deacetylase, with product MVLENVLIVDPIDGEYVGTVEFEERIYKVLRTERSTYKSILMPGFIDPHIHGVMGIDTMHASKLEFEKFKEYEALEGVWYFLPTTVTCQLEKLSKIEIPEDLKFHIEGPFISKKRKGAHDESYIVSPPADVIEMERYVSLDKIKIITVAPETETFSEFAKSCSHQGIRVSLGHSNANFETAKKSFDYGYRRITHFPNALSQIHHRDLGMVGAGLYLDFTVELIADGIHTCPEFVDFVYRIKRAQRIILITDSISATGMKDGYYILGELPVKVVDGKAQLEDGTIAGSTLRFSEAVKNFQKFTGCRLRELAIVSSYNSALDLGIEGGRIKEGYPAKLVELDGDLNIVKTWNF from the coding sequence ATGGTTCTTGAAAATGTGTTAATTGTTGACCCAATAGATGGTGAATACGTTGGTACAGTGGAGTTTGAGGAAAGAATATACAAAGTGTTAAGAACAGAGAGAAGTACTTATAAAAGTATACTTATGCCTGGCTTTATAGACCCACACATTCATGGCGTAATGGGCATCGATACGATGCATGCAAGCAAATTGGAATTTGAGAAATTCAAAGAATACGAAGCACTTGAAGGTGTATGGTATTTCCTTCCAACTACCGTTACTTGCCAGCTTGAAAAACTTTCAAAGATCGAAATTCCAGAAGATTTAAAATTTCATATAGAAGGTCCTTTCATTTCCAAAAAAAGAAAAGGCGCGCATGATGAAAGTTACATAGTGTCACCTCCTGCGGATGTAATTGAAATGGAAAGGTATGTATCTTTAGATAAGATAAAGATAATAACTGTGGCACCTGAAACTGAGACATTTTCCGAGTTTGCCAAAAGCTGCTCACACCAGGGAATTAGAGTTTCCCTTGGACATTCCAATGCAAATTTCGAAACAGCTAAGAAATCTTTTGATTATGGTTATCGAAGGATAACTCATTTTCCAAACGCATTGAGCCAAATTCATCACAGAGACCTCGGCATGGTTGGTGCAGGATTGTATTTGGACTTTACTGTGGAATTGATAGCAGATGGGATTCATACTTGCCCAGAATTTGTTGATTTTGTATACAGAATCAAAAGAGCTCAAAGAATAATACTGATTACTGACAGTATAAGTGCAACTGGCATGAAAGATGGATACTATATACTTGGTGAACTACCTGTAAAAGTTGTTGACGGCAAAGCGCAACTGGAGGATGGCACTATAGCCGGTAGTACACTTCGTTTTTCCGAAGCTGTTAAGAATTTTCAAAAATTCACTGGTTGTCGGCTTAGAGAACTTGCTATAGTATCTTCTTACAACTCAGCCCTTGATTTGGGAATAGAAGGTGGAAGAATAAAAGAAGGCTATCCGGCTAAACTTGTTGAATTAGATGGCGATTTGAATATAGTCAAAACGTGGAACTTTTAA
- a CDS encoding SIS domain-containing protein produces the protein MVKGNFDSFYTYREILRVDKLLDYVDNIEPFIFEKDETYVFIGCGSSFNIGQIVSEVLRKRGICSKAITSGEFLAKSSLAEIVNNKYNTAILISRTGTTTETVEVAKLLSGRMKTVGITCETQSPLTDMCDVKFNLDFAHEESIVMTSSFSAIVRLLLNGIEKQELRANDFLEKYMGILNYEKLSIKDHFVFLGYSERYFVSKESALKVEEMALSHTEFYEPLEYRHGPIALLGEKTHVTIFSTGSEIERMLAEELIRKGASVDLLEPVSDVPEFEVQFLVLYSQLLGFMKAVSKGLNPDKPKGLVKSVIL, from the coding sequence GTGGTTAAAGGTAATTTCGATAGTTTCTACACTTACAGAGAAATTCTCAGAGTAGATAAACTTTTAGACTACGTAGATAATATTGAACCTTTCATTTTCGAAAAAGATGAAACTTATGTGTTTATTGGATGCGGCAGTTCTTTTAATATTGGGCAAATAGTCTCTGAAGTTCTACGGAAAAGGGGAATATGTTCAAAAGCTATCACATCCGGAGAATTTCTTGCAAAAAGTTCGTTAGCAGAAATTGTTAATAATAAATACAATACGGCTATTCTTATATCAAGAACTGGTACAACAACAGAAACTGTTGAAGTAGCAAAATTACTGTCCGGAAGAATGAAAACTGTAGGCATTACATGCGAAACTCAAAGCCCTTTAACAGATATGTGTGATGTAAAATTCAATCTTGATTTTGCTCATGAAGAATCTATTGTAATGACAAGTAGTTTTTCAGCAATAGTACGATTATTGTTAAATGGGATTGAAAAACAAGAACTTAGAGCTAATGACTTCTTGGAGAAGTACATGGGTATTTTAAATTACGAAAAGTTAAGCATTAAAGATCATTTTGTTTTTTTGGGTTATTCAGAACGGTACTTTGTATCTAAAGAGAGCGCGTTGAAAGTTGAGGAGATGGCTTTATCTCACACAGAATTTTACGAACCTCTTGAGTACAGACACGGACCTATAGCCTTACTGGGTGAAAAAACACATGTTACAATATTTTCAACTGGAAGCGAAATTGAGAGAATGCTTGCCGAAGAACTGATTAGAAAAGGTGCGTCAGTTGATCTATTAGAACCGGTTTCAGACGTTCCTGAGTTTGAAGTCCAATTTCTTGTTTTGTACAGTCAGCTACTTGGTTTTATGAAGGCCGTAAGTAAGGGATTGAATCCAGATAAGCCAAAAGGCTTGGTAAAGTCTGTAATTTTATAA
- a CDS encoding anhydro-N-acetylmuramic acid kinase, translated as MKVLTKIWDWVDFSKYCVQEEHTVLGVMSGTSADGLDVANVKFKMINGEIEYEVLNTLSIDYTRDFQQNIIKAYSNSTSNVEYLTRLNVELAKYHAQMISKLNWKYDIVAYHGQTVYHLPTFGATFQIGEPDILSVALGKPVIYGFRTKDMALNGQGAPISAYFDAYFLLKNKETAVLNIGGISNITAIDPDGELIAFDTGPGNCLIDEICQIYFGERYDKDGGLSSKGVIENEVLKILFDKSKEYIKKKPPKTTGREFFNLYFIQELLNCTSRENLLRTVVKYTALLIHINISYYLPNVKKIIVVGGGAYNKTLLSDLVEFGYAVDVPSSLMIDFREAIAMAFLGELFLRGEAYSKVVTGSRRPSLLGKLSLPS; from the coding sequence ATGAAAGTTTTAACAAAAATTTGGGATTGGGTAGATTTTTCAAAATATTGTGTTCAAGAAGAGCATACAGTTCTTGGTGTGATGTCTGGTACATCCGCTGATGGACTTGATGTTGCTAATGTGAAATTCAAAATGATAAACGGAGAAATTGAGTATGAGGTTTTAAATACTCTGAGTATAGATTACACCAGGGATTTTCAGCAAAATATTATCAAGGCCTATTCAAACAGCACATCGAACGTGGAATACCTAACAAGATTGAATGTAGAACTTGCCAAATATCATGCTCAAATGATAAGTAAACTCAACTGGAAATACGACATTGTTGCTTACCATGGTCAGACTGTTTACCATTTACCAACCTTTGGAGCTACGTTCCAGATTGGAGAACCTGACATCCTTTCAGTAGCACTTGGAAAGCCAGTAATATATGGATTCAGAACGAAAGACATGGCGTTAAACGGTCAAGGTGCACCTATTAGTGCTTATTTCGATGCATATTTTCTTTTGAAGAATAAAGAAACTGCGGTACTAAATATAGGAGGGATCTCTAACATTACGGCTATTGATCCAGATGGAGAATTAATAGCTTTCGATACTGGACCTGGGAACTGCCTTATTGATGAAATATGTCAAATTTATTTCGGTGAACGATACGATAAAGACGGTGGTTTGTCGTCGAAGGGAGTAATTGAAAATGAAGTATTGAAAATACTTTTTGATAAAAGTAAAGAATACATTAAGAAAAAACCTCCCAAGACAACAGGCAGAGAGTTTTTTAATTTATATTTCATTCAAGAACTTTTAAACTGCACTTCAAGAGAGAATTTGTTAAGAACTGTTGTTAAGTATACTGCTTTGTTGATACACATTAACATTAGTTACTATTTGCCAAATGTGAAAAAAATCATAGTAGTTGGTGGTGGTGCTTATAACAAAACATTACTAAGTGATTTAGTCGAATTTGGATACGCTGTAGACGTACCATCCAGTTTAATGATAGATTTCAGAGAAGCTATAGCAATGGCTTTTCTTGGCGAGTTGTTCTTAAGAGGTGAGGCATACAGCAAAGTAGTTACAGGTTCGAGAAGGCCTTCTTTACTCGGTAAATTGTCGTTACCGTCGTAA
- a CDS encoding beta-lactamase family protein: MPGLLSETSISNVSRIIESGICQKIYPGAVLLVGFNEDILYEKNYGTLDEVEPVKQDTLYDLASLTKVIATTTAIMKLFEEGNISLNDMVGDFLEVTQEKGQITIFELLTHTSGLQPYSNLWRIFRGDELKKELLNIQPTCRGKMQYSCLNFITLMAIVEKITGKSFDEYIHQLIGIDDLRFNPQVERCAPTSERDGKRLKGLPDDELAYYLRGVSGNAGLFGTARAIHKFVARLYNEYYVSKNVMNLFTQTIVCDPSDPSNKRHIGWMAPVKGGSSGDFGNDSMFGHTGFTGTSLWCTREGLHVIFLTNKGFYQRWEDKIQRIRRLIHNVIFSQLLDLK, from the coding sequence ATGCCGGGGCTATTGAGCGAAACTTCAATAAGCAATGTGAGCAGAATTATCGAAAGCGGAATTTGCCAGAAGATTTATCCTGGAGCTGTGTTACTGGTTGGTTTCAATGAAGATATTCTATATGAAAAGAATTATGGGACTTTGGATGAGGTGGAACCAGTAAAACAAGACACACTTTACGATTTAGCGAGCTTAACAAAAGTCATAGCAACAACCACAGCAATTATGAAACTTTTCGAGGAAGGCAATATTTCTTTGAACGACATGGTTGGTGACTTTTTGGAAGTTACCCAAGAAAAAGGTCAGATAACAATTTTCGAACTCTTAACACATACATCAGGTCTTCAACCATACAGCAATCTTTGGCGTATCTTTAGAGGTGATGAATTAAAAAAGGAACTTCTAAATATTCAGCCAACTTGCAGGGGTAAAATGCAATACTCTTGCCTTAATTTTATCACCCTCATGGCTATTGTTGAAAAAATAACAGGAAAATCTTTCGATGAATATATACACCAATTGATAGGTATTGATGATTTACGCTTTAACCCTCAAGTTGAAAGATGTGCTCCAACGAGTGAGAGAGACGGAAAACGTTTGAAAGGTTTACCGGACGACGAGCTTGCTTATTACCTTAGAGGTGTTAGTGGTAACGCAGGATTGTTTGGAACAGCTCGGGCGATTCATAAATTTGTAGCTCGATTGTACAATGAGTATTATGTTTCAAAGAATGTAATGAATTTGTTTACTCAAACAATAGTTTGCGATCCATCCGATCCGTCCAACAAAAGGCATATTGGATGGATGGCGCCTGTGAAAGGTGGAAGCAGTGGCGATTTTGGAAATGATAGCATGTTTGGCCATACAGGATTTACTGGTACAAGTCTCTGGTGTACAAGAGAAGGATTGCATGTAATATTTTTGACAAATAAGGGTTTTTACCAACGTTGGGAAGATAAAATCCAAAGAATTAGAAGATTGATTCACAACGTAATTTTTTCCCAATTGCTTGATCTAAAATAG
- a CDS encoding ATP-binding cassette domain-containing protein, with the protein MRRVQFLWLKNQHTFICYRSGKTTLAKIIAKIHEPTQGKIFYYKEGIEYDITKRLGKNRMQFRKEVQMIYQNPFDSLDPRMNIEQIIEEPLEAHSVFSNKKEQREYIKNLLLKVGLNPGMMERYPHEFSGGQRQRIAIARAIALKPKLIICDEPTSALDVSVQNQIVNLLAKLREEYKMSYLFISHNLDVVKYVSDKIYVMYLGNVVEESQSEELFSNPMHPYTISLIDSIPSWNPENRKLKHVRLEGEPPSPINPPPGCPFHPRCRFAQDICRVEKPVLSDGEHKVACHFPQGRM; encoded by the coding sequence GTGAGAAGAGTGCAATTTCTTTGGCTTAAAAACCAACATACATTTATTTGTTATCGAAGCGGAAAGACCACGCTCGCTAAGATAATAGCAAAAATACACGAACCTACTCAGGGTAAGATATTTTATTATAAGGAGGGCATCGAATACGATATTACGAAGAGACTTGGAAAAAATAGAATGCAGTTTAGAAAAGAAGTGCAAATGATTTATCAGAATCCATTTGATTCACTTGATCCAAGAATGAATATAGAACAGATCATTGAGGAACCTTTGGAGGCTCATAGTGTATTCAGCAACAAGAAGGAACAACGAGAGTACATTAAAAACTTACTTTTGAAAGTAGGCTTAAATCCAGGCATGATGGAAAGATATCCTCATGAATTCAGTGGTGGTCAGCGCCAGCGTATTGCAATTGCACGTGCTATTGCATTGAAACCCAAGTTGATAATATGTGATGAACCAACTTCTGCTCTCGATGTTTCCGTACAGAATCAAATTGTAAATCTGCTTGCGAAATTGAGAGAAGAGTATAAAATGAGTTACCTCTTTATATCACATAATTTAGATGTTGTAAAGTATGTAAGCGATAAAATATATGTAATGTACCTTGGAAATGTTGTTGAAGAGTCACAATCTGAAGAACTTTTTTCTAATCCAATGCATCCTTATACAATATCACTTATTGATTCTATTCCATCTTGGAACCCCGAAAATAGAAAACTTAAGCACGTAAGGCTTGAAGGTGAACCTCCAAGTCCTATAAATCCACCTCCAGGTTGTCCTTTTCATCCGAGATGTCGTTTTGCTCAAGATATATGTAGGGTTGAAAAGCCAGTACTATCAGACGGAGAACACAAGGTGGCATGTCACTTTCCTCAGGGTAGGATGTAG
- a CDS encoding ECF-type riboflavin transporter substrate-binding protein, producing the protein MKKYFRVTTSTVVASGLGAAIFTLLFMFVKIPSPVPQTSFQTAYGFAGFIAALYGPIAGALSSFIGHAISDALQYGSPWWSWVISSGLAGFIFGFSYKKIRIEEGEFKGKDIFIFNLFQIIGNAIAWLVIAPVLDIIIYAEPAGKVFVQGIAASFMNMISTGVIGTALLIVYAATKPKKGSLKKQE; encoded by the coding sequence ATGAAAAAGTATTTCAGAGTAACTACTTCCACAGTTGTTGCTTCTGGACTTGGGGCAGCTATATTTACACTTTTGTTTATGTTTGTAAAAATTCCCTCGCCAGTTCCACAGACAAGTTTCCAAACCGCATATGGATTTGCGGGATTTATAGCAGCTTTGTATGGACCAATTGCTGGTGCGCTTTCTTCGTTTATTGGTCATGCTATCAGTGACGCACTTCAATATGGTTCCCCTTGGTGGAGTTGGGTCATCTCAAGTGGATTAGCAGGTTTTATTTTTGGCTTTTCTTACAAAAAAATCCGGATTGAAGAGGGAGAATTCAAAGGAAAGGATATATTTATATTCAATTTATTTCAAATAATTGGCAATGCAATAGCATGGTTAGTCATTGCTCCGGTACTTGACATTATAATTTACGCAGAACCTGCCGGTAAGGTCTTTGTTCAAGGTATTGCTGCGTCATTTATGAATATGATTAGTACGGGAGTTATAGGTACTGCACTGCTTATCGTGTATGCAGCAACAAAACCTAAGAAAGGTAGTTTAAAAAAACAAGAATAA